The Haloplanus salinarum genome includes a region encoding these proteins:
- a CDS encoding helix-turn-helix domain-containing protein, with the protein MKYARLRVHHDPERRHPMHSFEMHHDDIERATLLHWNTVLDGTNAMVFRIRGDPEPFRAKLDARAATVAYALTDPVDGVFYCCVRDRATDADRRYIDAFARGTLVVVPPVAFEPDGTTRVTLVGTPADIDAAVEALPAGMRATVESVGPYRRRAGPSGPRLTDRQREAVAAAVDCGYYDSPREGTVADVAAALDVAPGTAAEHLRKAEATLMRRAVGGATDA; encoded by the coding sequence ATGAAGTACGCCCGACTGCGGGTGCACCACGACCCCGAACGGCGTCACCCGATGCACTCCTTCGAGATGCATCACGACGACATCGAACGGGCGACGCTCCTCCACTGGAACACGGTCCTCGACGGGACGAACGCGATGGTGTTTCGGATCCGGGGCGACCCCGAGCCGTTCCGTGCGAAACTCGACGCGCGGGCGGCGACGGTGGCCTACGCCCTCACCGACCCGGTCGACGGCGTCTTCTACTGCTGTGTCCGCGACCGGGCGACGGATGCGGACCGGCGCTACATCGACGCCTTCGCCCGGGGGACGCTCGTCGTGGTGCCGCCGGTCGCGTTCGAACCGGACGGCACGACCCGGGTGACGCTGGTCGGGACGCCGGCCGACATCGACGCCGCCGTGGAAGCGTTGCCCGCGGGGATGCGGGCGACGGTGGAGTCGGTCGGCCCGTACCGCCGTCGGGCCGGGCCGTCGGGGCCACGACTCACCGACCGCCAACGCGAAGCCGTCGCGGCCGCCGTCGACTGCGGGTACTACGACTCGCCGCGCGAGGGGACGGTGGCGGACGTGGCCGCGGCGCTCGACGTCGCCCCGGGGACGGCGGCCGAACACCTGCGGAAGGCGGAGGCGACGCTGATGCGGCGGGCGGTCGGCGGGGCGACCGACGCGTGA
- the eno gene encoding phosphopyruvate hydratase yields the protein MTLIRSVSLRRILDSRGNPTVEADVLTDSGGFGRAAAPSGASTGEYEAIELPPGEAIASARQHAVPRLVDEVHAGNQREVDAALRGADGTDDFSTVGANSAVAISMAAAKAGADVLGAPLFQHLGGTFRGGDLPIPLGNVLGGGEHAKAATHIQEFLAVPHGAPNVSEAVFANAAVHDRIGELLDERDVPAGKGDEGAWAPAVTDAEAFDIVAAATDDVAADVGFDVAVGLDVAASELYDAESEVYRYGDVERTPDEQVDYIADLVDEYDLAYVEDPVEEDDFDGFADLTDRVGDRTVLCGDDLFVTNVERLRRGIDEGAGNAILVKPNQIGTLSDAVDAVELATRNGLEAVVSHRSGETEDTTIAHLAVATGAPFIKTGTVGGERTAKLNELIRIAEDAV from the coding sequence ATGACGCTGATTCGCTCGGTGAGCCTGCGTCGGATCCTCGATTCGCGGGGCAACCCGACCGTCGAGGCGGACGTGTTGACCGACTCCGGCGGGTTCGGACGTGCGGCTGCACCGAGCGGTGCATCTACGGGCGAGTACGAGGCCATCGAACTCCCGCCGGGCGAGGCCATTGCGTCGGCCCGCCAGCACGCCGTCCCCCGTCTCGTGGACGAGGTCCACGCGGGCAACCAGCGGGAGGTCGACGCGGCCCTGCGCGGCGCGGACGGCACCGACGACTTCTCGACGGTCGGCGCCAACAGCGCCGTCGCCATCTCCATGGCGGCCGCGAAGGCCGGCGCCGACGTGCTTGGGGCACCGCTCTTCCAGCACCTCGGCGGGACCTTCCGCGGTGGCGACCTCCCGATTCCGCTGGGGAACGTCCTCGGCGGCGGCGAGCACGCCAAGGCAGCCACGCACATCCAGGAGTTCCTCGCCGTCCCGCACGGCGCGCCGAACGTCTCGGAGGCCGTCTTCGCCAACGCGGCGGTCCACGACCGGATCGGCGAGTTGCTCGACGAACGGGACGTGCCCGCCGGCAAGGGCGACGAGGGCGCGTGGGCGCCCGCGGTCACGGACGCCGAGGCGTTCGATATCGTGGCCGCCGCGACCGATGACGTCGCCGCGGACGTCGGCTTCGACGTAGCGGTCGGTCTCGACGTGGCGGCGTCGGAACTCTACGACGCCGAGAGCGAGGTCTACCGCTACGGCGACGTCGAGCGGACGCCCGACGAGCAGGTCGACTACATCGCCGACTTGGTCGACGAGTACGACCTCGCGTACGTCGAGGACCCGGTCGAGGAGGACGACTTCGACGGCTTCGCCGACCTGACCGACCGGGTCGGCGACCGGACGGTCCTGTGTGGCGACGACCTCTTCGTCACCAACGTCGAGCGGCTCCGTCGCGGGATCGACGAGGGGGCGGGCAACGCCATCCTCGTCAAGCCCAATCAGATCGGGACGCTCTCGGACGCCGTCGACGCGGTGGAGCTCGCGACCCGTAACGGGCTCGAGGCCGTCGTCTCGCATCGCTCGGGCGAAACCGAGGACACGACTATCGCACACCTCGCCGTGGCGACCGGCGCCCCCTTCATCAAGACGGGCACGGTCGGCGGCGAGCGAACCGCCAAGCTCAACGAACTCATCCGCATCGCGGAGGACGCTGTATGA
- a CDS encoding 30S ribosomal protein S13: MSAEEPQDGSPEDDEDLRYFVRIGQTDLDGTKAVERSLTDMNGIGKRTARIVADAADVDRTATLGRLDDDEIDRIIGVVENFGDEVPEWMVNRRNDFYTGESSHRVGSNLSQTRTQDINRMKMIDSYRGVRHKRGQKVRGQRTKSTGRTEGTIGVNVEAIKEDMAEEEAAEEDEA, translated from the coding sequence ATGAGTGCAGAAGAACCACAGGACGGCTCCCCCGAGGACGACGAAGACCTTCGGTACTTCGTCCGAATCGGACAGACCGACCTCGACGGGACGAAGGCCGTCGAGCGGAGCCTCACCGACATGAACGGCATCGGCAAGCGCACGGCGCGCATCGTCGCCGACGCGGCCGACGTGGATCGAACCGCCACGCTCGGGCGCCTCGACGACGACGAAATCGACCGCATTATCGGGGTCGTGGAGAACTTCGGCGACGAAGTCCCGGAGTGGATGGTGAACCGCCGGAACGACTTCTACACCGGCGAGAGCAGCCATCGAGTCGGCTCCAACCTCAGTCAGACGCGCACGCAGGACATCAACCGGATGAAGATGATCGACTCCTACCGTGGCGTCCGACACAAGCGCGGACAGAAGGTGCGCGGCCAGCGGACGAAGTCCACCGGCCGCACCGAAGGCACCATCGGCGTCAACGTCGAGGCCATCAAGGAAGACATGGCCGAAGAGGAAGCTGCGGAGGAAGACGAAGCATGA
- a CDS encoding zinc-dependent metalloprotease gives MDIFRSVRTVTGASGTGYVDWSAVADAAKDGTAPGELTLTDAEREGYATDVRDARDRLRRLGGVEFDLPETVEIQNRHHWIDANVDTFRRVMAPMEAKGPEVLLPDVSRVVNTGTCTLLLAFLGRNVLGQYDPLLLAEADPADREHCLYFVHPNIVSVADDLDVSRPRFRRWIAFHEVSHAAEFGAAPWLSTHLETRLERGIDGLVAGDLDREAFRELDTAMTAVEGYAELLMDRAFDDDYADLRAKLDARRQGGGPVARLARRLLGLGLKRRQYERGAAFFEAVADARGLTGASAVWDRPENLPTDAELDAPERWLARVDGA, from the coding sequence ATGGACATCTTCCGGAGCGTGCGCACCGTCACCGGCGCCTCGGGGACGGGCTACGTCGACTGGTCGGCCGTCGCCGACGCGGCCAAGGACGGGACGGCGCCGGGCGAGTTGACGCTCACCGACGCCGAACGCGAGGGGTACGCGACCGACGTCCGCGACGCCCGCGACCGACTGCGTCGGCTGGGCGGCGTCGAGTTCGACCTGCCGGAGACCGTCGAGATACAGAACCGCCACCACTGGATCGACGCGAACGTCGACACCTTCCGGCGGGTGATGGCGCCGATGGAGGCCAAGGGACCGGAAGTCCTCCTTCCCGACGTCTCTCGGGTCGTCAACACTGGGACCTGTACCCTGTTGCTCGCCTTCCTCGGGCGGAACGTCCTCGGGCAGTACGACCCCCTCCTCCTCGCGGAGGCCGACCCCGCCGACCGCGAGCACTGCCTCTATTTCGTCCATCCGAACATCGTCTCGGTGGCGGACGACCTCGACGTCTCCCGCCCGCGGTTCCGGCGCTGGATCGCCTTCCACGAGGTGTCCCACGCCGCGGAGTTCGGCGCCGCGCCCTGGCTCTCGACGCACCTCGAAACCCGACTCGAACGCGGCATCGACGGCCTGGTCGCGGGGGACCTCGACCGCGAGGCCTTCCGGGAACTCGATACGGCCATGACCGCCGTCGAGGGGTACGCCGAGCTGTTGATGGACCGCGCCTTCGACGACGACTACGCGGACCTGCGGGCGAAACTCGACGCCCGCCGACAGGGTGGCGGTCCGGTCGCCCGGCTGGCCCGGCGCCTGCTCGGCCTCGGTCTGAAGCGCCGACAGTACGAGCGCGGCGCCGCCTTCTTCGAGGCCGTCGCCGACGCCCGGGGACTGACGGGTGCGAGCGCGGTGTGGGACCGCCCGGAGAACCTACCGACCGACGCCGAACTCGACGCCCCCGAGCGGTGGTTGGCACGGGTCGACGGGGCGTAG
- a CDS encoding DNA-directed RNA polymerase subunit N, producing the protein MMIPVRCFTCGKVIGEHWEEYQARLDEGEDPAEVLDDLGVSRHCCRRMFVSHKDLVDVVSPYQ; encoded by the coding sequence ATGATGATCCCAGTCCGGTGTTTCACGTGCGGGAAGGTCATCGGCGAGCACTGGGAGGAGTACCAGGCTCGCCTCGACGAGGGTGAGGACCCCGCCGAGGTGCTCGACGACTTGGGCGTGAGCCGACACTGCTGTCGGCGCATGTTCGTCTCGCACAAGGACCTGGTCGACGTCGTCTCCCCCTACCAATGA
- a CDS encoding methyltransferase family protein — MTPIRLAFGAGLLSAAGVYVLVLGTLLTDHEWWPPGDRTPAYYVHWTLVGVFDVALLATAVLDWNGWGLPPAVAAVGVGFGLCGTAVFVWGARTMRSAETMGVTGELYTGGPYAYTRNPQYLGMIVGVIGFGLAVDSALVAALAAVHVGWVLLLPRAEEPHLRAEFGEEYGRYVARVPRFVGPSTFSGAEDDELPN; from the coding sequence ATGACGCCGATCCGACTCGCGTTCGGGGCCGGACTGCTGTCGGCCGCCGGCGTGTACGTCCTGGTGCTCGGAACGCTCCTGACCGACCACGAGTGGTGGCCGCCCGGCGACCGGACGCCGGCGTACTACGTCCACTGGACGCTCGTGGGCGTCTTCGACGTCGCCCTCCTCGCGACGGCCGTCCTCGACTGGAACGGGTGGGGACTCCCACCGGCCGTGGCCGCCGTCGGAGTCGGCTTCGGACTCTGTGGCACCGCCGTCTTCGTCTGGGGCGCACGGACGATGCGCTCCGCGGAGACGATGGGCGTGACGGGTGAACTCTACACCGGCGGCCCGTACGCCTACACGCGCAACCCACAGTACCTCGGCATGATCGTCGGCGTGATCGGATTCGGCCTCGCGGTCGATTCGGCACTCGTCGCCGCCCTCGCCGCCGTCCACGTCGGCTGGGTCCTCCTTCTGCCGCGCGCCGAGGAACCACATCTGCGGGCCGAGTTCGGCGAGGAATACGGTCGCTACGTCGCCCGCGTTCCACGGTTCGTCGGCCCCTCCACGTTCTCCGGGGCCGAGGACGACGAACTGCCGAACTGA
- a CDS encoding DNA-directed RNA polymerase subunit D — protein sequence MVADFEVEFIERDDRNARFLVRGASPAFANGIRRAMIADVPTFSIDTVRFVENSSVMFDEMIGLRLGLVPLTTPLDDFEVGETVTLALDVEGPATAYSGDIETSDAMVEPADDNIPIIELKEQQRIELEADAVLDTGREHAKHQGGVAVGYRHLQRVEVVGDAGEFDEQEPNILRGVIETEDGELVATDEFDHDLTNRYPGKELEVHDVPDAFVFHVETDGSFSVEELVTRAAESIGARAAELETKVAV from the coding sequence ATGGTAGCCGACTTCGAGGTCGAGTTCATCGAACGCGACGATCGGAACGCACGCTTTCTCGTCAGGGGCGCGTCGCCGGCCTTCGCCAACGGCATCCGCCGGGCGATGATCGCCGACGTGCCGACCTTCTCGATCGACACCGTCCGGTTCGTCGAGAACTCGTCCGTGATGTTCGACGAGATGATCGGTCTCCGACTGGGACTGGTGCCGCTGACGACCCCCCTCGACGACTTCGAGGTGGGCGAGACGGTGACGCTTGCCCTGGACGTCGAGGGCCCGGCGACGGCCTACTCGGGCGACATCGAGACGTCCGACGCCATGGTCGAACCCGCCGACGACAACATCCCGATCATCGAGCTCAAAGAGCAACAGCGGATCGAACTCGAGGCGGACGCCGTCCTCGATACGGGCCGCGAACACGCCAAACATCAGGGCGGCGTGGCTGTCGGCTACCGCCACCTCCAGCGCGTCGAGGTCGTCGGCGACGCCGGCGAGTTCGACGAACAGGAGCCGAACATCCTTCGCGGGGTCATCGAGACCGAGGACGGCGAACTCGTCGCGACCGACGAGTTCGATCACGACCTCACCAACCGATACCCCGGCAAGGAACTGGAGGTACACGACGTGCCCGACGCCTTCGTCTTCCACGTGGAGACGGACGGGTCGTTCAGCGTCGAGGAACTGGTCACGCGCGCCGCCGAATCGATCGGCGCCCGCGCGGCGGAACTAGAGACGAAAGTCGCAGTCTGA
- a CDS encoding 30S ribosomal protein S9, whose translation MVTNTSGKKKTAVARATVREGEGRVRINSQPVELVEPDLSKLKMLEPFRIAGDDLRDTVDIDVSVSGGGFAGQADAVRTAIARGLVQHHNDAELRDAFMEFDRSLLVNDVRQSEPKKWGGPGARARYQKSYR comes from the coding sequence ATGGTAACCAACACGAGCGGCAAGAAGAAGACGGCCGTCGCCCGCGCCACGGTGCGCGAGGGCGAGGGTCGCGTGCGCATCAACTCCCAACCCGTCGAACTGGTCGAACCGGACCTCTCGAAGCTGAAGATGCTGGAGCCGTTCCGCATCGCCGGCGACGACCTCCGCGATACGGTCGACATCGACGTGAGCGTCTCCGGCGGCGGCTTCGCCGGCCAGGCGGACGCCGTGCGGACCGCCATCGCCCGCGGGCTGGTGCAACATCACAACGACGCCGAACTCCGCGACGCGTTCATGGAGTTCGACCGGTCGCTGCTGGTCAACGACGTTCGCCAGTCCGAACCCAAGAAGTGGGGCGGTCCCGGTGCGCGGGCCCGCTACCAGAAGTCCTACCGCTGA
- a CDS encoding 30S ribosomal protein S11 yields the protein MSAEEPQDKWGIAHVHASFNNTLITITDQTGAETLAKSSGGTVVKQNRDEASPYAAMQMAEVVAEEALAAGLEGVHVRVRGPGGNGNKSPGPGAQATIRALARAGLEIGRIEDVTPMPHDGTRAPKNSRL from the coding sequence ATGAGCGCCGAAGAACCGCAGGACAAGTGGGGCATCGCCCACGTCCACGCGTCGTTCAACAACACGCTCATCACGATCACCGACCAGACCGGCGCGGAGACGCTCGCCAAATCCAGCGGCGGGACGGTCGTGAAACAGAACCGCGACGAGGCGTCGCCGTACGCGGCCATGCAGATGGCCGAAGTGGTCGCCGAGGAGGCCCTCGCGGCCGGCCTCGAGGGCGTCCACGTTCGCGTCCGTGGCCCCGGCGGCAACGGCAACAAGTCCCCCGGGCCGGGCGCACAGGCGACGATCCGTGCGCTCGCCCGTGCCGGCCTGGAGATCGGCCGCATCGAGGACGTGACGCCGATGCCGCACGACGGCACTCGCGCGCCGAAAAACAGCCGCCTCTAA
- a CDS encoding nuclear transport factor 2 family protein, which yields MNAAATIREYYEALRRGEPLYPYFAERPDVVKFGVGERLVGYDAVAEGLREQTRTTEDWTVESRDLRVTERDGHAYFSDSVSMAWTDRAADHEYALSTRWSGTLEPRDEEWLFVGMHVSTPYVDG from the coding sequence ATGAACGCCGCGGCGACGATCCGCGAGTACTACGAAGCGCTCCGTCGGGGTGAACCGCTCTATCCCTACTTCGCGGAACGCCCGGACGTGGTGAAGTTCGGCGTCGGCGAGCGACTCGTCGGCTACGACGCCGTCGCCGAGGGCCTGCGCGAGCAGACCCGAACGACCGAGGACTGGACCGTCGAGAGCCGTGACCTCCGGGTGACGGAGCGTGACGGCCACGCCTACTTCTCGGACTCGGTGTCCATGGCCTGGACCGACCGGGCGGCCGACCACGAGTACGCGCTCTCGACCCGGTGGAGCGGGACGCTGGAACCGCGGGACGAGGAATGGCTGTTCGTCGGCATGCACGTGAGCACGCCGTACGTCGACGGGTGA
- a CDS encoding NADH-quinone oxidoreductase subunit D: MTARNPEPRLESSATDESLADLLSPYTVGRDTHLNAPAFVVRPDEVRAALSTLRGAAGFDHCSCVTAQEYENRYETIYHLRKYDDPTDEVSVVVPAPKSSPVSESGSSVYETANWHEREAYDLVGIKYDDHPDLRRILLPETWQGHPLSRDYDRNRPQVVRYDENANPVGDDDQRGETMFLNIGPHHPATHGVLHLETVLDGEQVVDVDPDIGYIHRCEEQMAQSGTYRYQIMPYPDRWDWGGGGLLNEWAYARTAEDLADIDVPEYAQVIRTMSAELSRILSHLLAVGTYALDVVGDFTATFMYAINDRESVQNILEELTGQRLMFNYFRLGGVAWDLPEPRVEFVEQVRAFLDDLPTRLEEYHDLLTANEILQIRTVDTGVLPPAVAKQYGCTGPVARGSGIDYDLRRDDPYGYYDELDWDVAVEDGRDNYARLLVRLREIEESAKIIEQCVDRLEDWPEDERRVQSNVPRTIRPDDDAEIYRAVEAAKGELGVYIRADGTEKPARFKIRGPSFSNLQALPEMSNGEYVPDLIATLGSLDTIMGEVDR, encoded by the coding sequence ATGACGGCACGAAACCCGGAACCACGGCTCGAATCGTCAGCGACCGACGAATCCCTCGCCGACCTGCTCTCCCCGTACACGGTCGGCCGTGATACCCACCTGAACGCACCCGCGTTCGTCGTGCGTCCCGACGAGGTGCGGGCGGCGCTGTCGACGCTCCGGGGCGCGGCCGGATTCGACCACTGTTCGTGTGTCACCGCCCAGGAGTACGAGAACCGCTACGAGACCATCTATCACCTCCGGAAGTACGACGATCCCACTGACGAAGTGAGCGTCGTCGTCCCGGCACCGAAGTCGTCGCCGGTCTCCGAGAGCGGGAGTTCGGTCTACGAGACGGCGAACTGGCACGAGCGGGAGGCCTACGATCTGGTCGGCATCAAGTACGATGATCACCCTGACCTGCGTCGTATCCTCCTGCCCGAAACCTGGCAGGGTCACCCGCTCTCCCGCGACTACGATCGGAACCGGCCACAGGTCGTCCGCTACGACGAGAACGCGAATCCGGTCGGCGACGACGACCAACGCGGGGAGACGATGTTTCTCAACATCGGCCCCCATCACCCGGCGACCCACGGCGTGTTGCACCTCGAAACCGTCCTCGACGGCGAACAGGTCGTCGACGTGGACCCGGACATCGGCTACATCCATCGGTGTGAGGAACAGATGGCTCAGTCGGGGACGTACCGGTACCAGATCATGCCGTATCCGGATCGCTGGGACTGGGGTGGCGGGGGACTACTGAACGAGTGGGCCTACGCCCGGACCGCGGAGGACCTCGCGGACATCGACGTCCCCGAGTACGCGCAGGTCATCCGGACGATGAGTGCGGAACTGTCGCGTATCCTCTCGCACCTGCTCGCGGTCGGAACGTACGCCCTCGACGTCGTCGGTGACTTCACCGCCACGTTCATGTACGCCATCAACGACCGCGAGTCGGTGCAGAACATCCTCGAAGAGCTGACGGGTCAGCGCCTGATGTTCAACTACTTCCGTCTCGGGGGGGTCGCCTGGGATCTGCCCGAACCCCGGGTGGAGTTCGTCGAGCAGGTTCGCGCGTTCCTCGACGACCTCCCCACACGGTTGGAGGAGTATCACGACCTCCTCACGGCCAACGAAATCCTGCAGATTCGCACCGTCGATACGGGCGTCCTCCCACCGGCGGTGGCCAAGCAGTACGGCTGTACCGGCCCGGTCGCCCGGGGGTCGGGCATCGACTACGACCTGCGCCGCGACGACCCCTACGGCTACTACGACGAACTCGATTGGGACGTCGCCGTCGAGGACGGCCGTGACAACTACGCCCGGTTGCTCGTCCGCCTGCGCGAGATCGAGGAGTCCGCGAAGATCATCGAGCAGTGCGTCGACCGCCTGGAGGACTGGCCGGAAGACGAACGGCGGGTGCAGTCGAACGTCCCGCGGACCATCCGCCCGGACGACGACGCCGAAATCTACCGCGCCGTCGAGGCCGCGAAAGGCGAACTCGGCGTCTACATCCGTGCCGACGGCACCGAGAAACCCGCCCGGTTCAAGATTCGAGGCCCGTCGTTCTCCAACCTGCAGGCGCTTCCGGAGATGTCCAACGGTGAGTACGTGCCCGACCTCATCGCGACACTCGGTAGCCTCGATACGATAATGGGCGAAGTCGACCGATGA
- the rpsB gene encoding 30S ribosomal protein S2 produces the protein MTDNDNELADVEDEEAADEAPDPDAGAVETEEPTAEAADEAPEAETDDAEDDASPFDENVMPDDEADLLIPVEDYLGAGVHIGTQQKTKDMERFIHRVRDDGLYVLDVSQTDRRIRTAADFLANYSPEQVLVTSSRQYGRFPAEKFAEAIGARARTGRFIPGTLTNPDYDGYIEPDVLVVTDPIGDSQAVKEAITVGIPVIAMCDSNNQLSNVDLVIPTNNKGRRALSVVYWLLANETLDRRGAEPAYALDDFEAGI, from the coding sequence ATGACTGACAACGACAACGAACTCGCCGACGTCGAGGACGAGGAGGCGGCCGACGAGGCGCCCGACCCCGACGCCGGTGCCGTGGAGACGGAGGAACCGACCGCCGAGGCGGCCGACGAGGCCCCCGAGGCAGAGACGGACGACGCCGAGGACGACGCCTCGCCGTTCGACGAGAACGTGATGCCCGACGACGAGGCCGACCTCCTCATCCCGGTCGAGGATTACCTCGGCGCGGGGGTTCACATCGGGACCCAGCAGAAGACCAAGGACATGGAGCGGTTCATCCATCGCGTCCGTGACGACGGGCTGTACGTGCTCGACGTGAGCCAGACCGACCGTCGCATCCGCACGGCCGCGGACTTCCTCGCGAACTACTCGCCCGAGCAGGTCCTCGTGACCTCCTCGCGCCAGTACGGTCGCTTCCCGGCCGAGAAGTTCGCGGAGGCCATCGGCGCCCGCGCTCGCACCGGGCGGTTCATCCCGGGGACGCTGACGAACCCGGACTACGACGGCTACATCGAGCCGGACGTGCTGGTCGTCACCGACCCCATCGGCGACTCGCAGGCGGTCAAGGAGGCCATCACGGTCGGCATCCCCGTCATCGCCATGTGCGACTCGAACAACCAGCTCAGCAACGTCGACCTCGTCATCCCGACGAACAACAAGGGTCGGCGCGCGCTGTCGGTCGTCTACTGGCTGCTCGCCAACGAGACGCTCGACCGCCGCGGCGCCGAGCCGGCCTACGCCCTCGACGACTTCGAGGCGGGCATCTAA
- a CDS encoding 50S ribosomal protein L13, with translation MSLAEFDADVVVDARDCIMGRVASEVAQCALAGETVAVINAEDAVITGNEESTMETYRKRAELGSDSGPYYPKRPDRIFKRSIRGMLPYKKPRGREAFENVRVYVGNPFDEDGDVLEGTSLDRLSNIKFVSLGDVSEQLGANVTW, from the coding sequence ATGAGCCTCGCCGAGTTCGACGCCGACGTGGTCGTCGACGCGCGGGACTGCATCATGGGCCGGGTCGCCAGCGAGGTGGCCCAGTGCGCCCTCGCCGGCGAGACGGTCGCCGTCATCAACGCCGAGGACGCGGTCATCACCGGCAACGAGGAGTCCACGATGGAGACCTACCGCAAGCGTGCGGAGCTGGGCTCCGACAGCGGGCCGTACTACCCAAAGCGGCCGGACCGCATCTTCAAGCGGTCGATCCGCGGAATGTTGCCCTACAAGAAGCCGCGCGGTCGCGAGGCGTTCGAGAACGTCCGCGTCTACGTCGGCAACCCCTTCGACGAGGACGGCGACGTGCTCGAGGGTACGTCGCTGGATCGCCTCTCGAACATCAAATTCGTCTCCCTCGGAGACGTCTCCGAACAACTGGGTGCGAACGTCACATGGTAA
- a CDS encoding DNA-directed RNA polymerase subunit K, translating to MSQGRYNRYEKARILGARALQVSYGAPVLVETEQSEPILVAAEEYDAGVLPFTVRREGK from the coding sequence ATGAGTCAGGGACGCTACAACCGATACGAGAAGGCACGCATCCTCGGGGCGCGAGCCCTGCAGGTGTCCTACGGCGCGCCGGTGCTCGTCGAGACGGAGCAAAGCGAGCCGATCCTCGTCGCGGCCGAGGAGTACGACGCCGGGGTGCTCCCCTTCACGGTCAGGCGGGAGGGCAAATGA
- a CDS encoding 30S ribosomal protein S4, translated as MTTGKNTKFYETPNHPYQGERIAEEADLLGRYGLKNKQEFWRAQSELREMRREARRLLGDAQGDVEVAAEAGSEFVARLQRLGILDEQDDISDVLSLEVTDLLERRLQTVVYRKGLANTPQQARQFVSHGHVTVDGARVRTPSKKVEVDEQPTVAFDENSPLADDLHPERAEAQE; from the coding sequence ATGACGACCGGTAAGAACACCAAGTTCTACGAGACGCCGAACCACCCGTACCAGGGCGAACGCATCGCCGAGGAGGCGGACCTCCTCGGGCGCTACGGCCTGAAGAACAAACAGGAGTTCTGGCGCGCCCAGTCCGAACTGCGCGAGATGCGCCGCGAGGCGCGACGACTGCTCGGCGACGCCCAGGGCGACGTCGAGGTGGCGGCCGAGGCCGGCAGCGAGTTCGTCGCCCGGCTCCAGCGACTCGGCATCCTCGACGAGCAGGACGACATCAGCGACGTCCTCTCGCTCGAAGTGACCGACCTGCTCGAACGACGGCTGCAGACGGTCGTCTACCGGAAGGGGCTGGCAAACACGCCCCAGCAGGCCCGCCAGTTCGTCAGCCACGGACACGTCACGGTCGACGGCGCCCGCGTGCGGACGCCCTCGAAGAAGGTGGAGGTCGACGAGCAGCCGACCGTCGCCTTCGACGAGAACAGTCCGCTGGCCGACGACCTGCACCCCGAACGCGCGGAGGCCCAGGAATGA
- a CDS encoding 50S ribosomal protein L18e has translation MSKTNPRLNSLIAELKAVSRESGAGVWQDVADRLEKPRRTHAEVNLGQIERYAREEETVVVPGKVLGSGVLEKNVTVAAVDFSSTARRKIEQVGAAERLEHVAESNPEGSNVRVIR, from the coding sequence ATGAGTAAGACCAATCCGAGACTCAATAGTCTCATCGCCGAGTTGAAGGCGGTCTCTCGCGAGTCCGGTGCCGGTGTCTGGCAGGACGTCGCGGACCGCCTGGAGAAGCCACGGCGCACCCACGCGGAGGTCAACCTCGGGCAGATCGAACGGTACGCCCGCGAAGAGGAGACCGTCGTCGTTCCCGGTAAGGTGCTGGGAAGCGGTGTGCTCGAAAAGAACGTCACCGTCGCGGCCGTCGACTTCTCGTCGACGGCGCGACGGAAGATCGAACAGGTCGGGGCGGCCGAGCGACTGGAACACGTCGCCGAGTCGAACCCCGAGGGCTCCAACGTCCGGGTGATTCGATGA